The following nucleotide sequence is from Allocatelliglobosispora scoriae.
CTGTGCGAGTGGAACGCGAGCACGATCGCGCTCATCCCCGCGCCGACGGTGAAGCCCACGTTGAGCGCGGAGCGCATGAAGGCCTGTGTGCGTACGCGGATCTCGGGCGGGATCACCGCAATCGTGTAGGCACCCCGCCCCGCCTGCGCGAAGACCTGGGCGACCGCGATGAACGACAACGCGACGAGGAAGCCGGTGAACCCCTTGACCAGGGGATAGACGGCGAAGACCGCGCCCTCGGCGAGCGCGCCGAGCATCCAGGAGCGCTGCGCGCCGACGCGGTCGACGAGGGCTCCCATGGGTACGGAGAACAGCAGCGACAGGCCGCCCGCGATGGAGAAGCCGATGCCGATCTGGATCGCGGTGAGGCCGACGACCTCGGTGAAGTAGACGGCGCTGCCGGTGAGGAACATCCCGCTGCCGAGGGAGAAGAGCAGCGATTGCAGCGCGAGCGACCGTGGCAGGCCACGATCGGGAATCACGTTCGACATCCAGCGGGGCCCCGTCATGCGGCTGATTCGATCAACCGCATGACGGGACGCGCAACTCCGTTACAGTCCGTTCACGATCGACTGCACCCAGGTCGACTCGTACTCCACCTGGTTGTTGTAGAGCGTGCGGCGGCCGACCGCCTTGCCCGACGCGGGGTCGAAGAGGATCTCGTCACCGCTGAGCTTCTCGGTGTGGCGGATCGCGACCAGCGAGTGGCCGTTGACCGTGACGGTGCTGGTGGTGAGGCCGTGCAGGCCGCTGAGGGCCTGCAGCAGGGCCGCCCGGACCGCCGGGGTGAGCGCGATCTCGCTGCCGGAGTAGAGATTCGCCATCGTGTCCCAGAGCCGGTGGTCGACCGACCAGGCGGCGCCCTCCTGCTGGCTCTCCGCGCGCAGCTGTGCCAGCAGCGCGGTCGGGTCGGTCGGCAGCGCGGCGAGCCACTGCGGGGTGGGCCGGATCAGGCTCGGACCCTGCGTGGCGAGATCGTCGCGGGCCTGCGCGATCTCCGCCGCGAAGTTGGACTTCGGCCCGGCGTTCAGGTCGTTCACACCATCGGTGATCTTCAGGGGGATCGCACCCTGCGGGTCGAACCAGATCTCGCGGACCTCCGCCTCCGTCGTCACCACGGCCGGCGACGCAACGGCGCCGCCGGTCTCGGCCTGCCCCGAGGTGCTGTTGGCGGTGCCGTCGGTGCGGACGAAGACGAGCTGGCCCGCGTTGATCGTGACCGCGGTGCCGCCGCCCGCCGCCGTGGCGAGAGCGTTGAGCGCCGTGACCGTCTCGGGCGAGGCCGGGTCGGTGTTCGGCTCGATCTCCTTGGTGGCGCCCGGCGAGGGCAGGACCACCGTCGTGCCGGCGTCCTGGCCACCGCTCGGCCGGAGCAGGGTCACCCCGCCGATCGTGAGCGCGGCGACGACGACCGCGGCGGTCACCGGGACCGCCCACGGCAGCGGGCGGCGCGTGCTCCGCTCGGCGGCGGTCAGCCGGGTCAGCTTGTGCCAGGTACGGCTGACCGACTCATCGGTCGGCTCCGCCATCGTCGGCGGGATCGCGCGGACGGCGTGGATATCGGGATCGTTCATCGGGAACCTCCGGAGACAATGGCGGCGCGGACCTTCGTCCGGGCCCGGTGCAGGGCTGACTGGACCGAGCCGAGCGGGATCCCGAGGGCGGCCGCTATCTCGGCGTACTCGAGCTCCGCGACGGCGAACAGGAGCAGCACGTCTCGTTGCCGTCGAGGGAGCCCCGCGAGGATCGACGCCGCTCGGCGCATGCTGCGCTCGGCGTCGATCCGGTCCGCCGCCCGCTGATCGAGGTTCTCGGCCTCGACCTGTCCGGCAATGGCCCGCAGGGCCCGCTTCTCCACCCGCAGGTGCTTGCGCAGCACGTTGGTGGCGATCCCGTAGAGCCACGGCAGCGGCTCACCCTTGGCGGGGTCGTAACTCTGCCGTCGCTCATGCGCGATGAGGAACGTCTCGGCGACGACATCCTCGGCGAGATTCGGCCCGACCCGCTGGGTGGCGTACCGAAGCAGCGGCCGGGAGTACGCGTCGAACACTTCGCCAAGGTCGGCGAGGTCGACGCGCTGTGCGGTCACAGTCATACCCGTACTTGCCATTCCCGGCCGCTGCTGTTCCCCGCCAACGCAAAATTCCCGTTGATCAAGGGAAGACTCGCCATGTCGGGGGTCCGATTTGCGGCGAGTGTTCCCTTGATCAACGGGAATTTCGGGGCTTACCGGTCAGGCGGAGAGTTCGGCGGAGAGGAGCTCCGCGATCTGGGCCGTGTTGAGGGCGGCGCCCTTGCGGAGGTTGTCGCCGGTGACGAAGAAGTCCAGCGCCCTCGGGTCGTCGACCGCCCGGCGGATCCGGCCGACCCAGGAGGGGTCGGTGCCGACGGCGTCGATCGGCATGGGGAACTCGCCCTCGGCCGGGTCGTCCACGATGATCACGCCGGGCGCGCCGCCGAGGACCTCGCGGGCACCGTCGGCGTCGACCTCAGAACCGAAGACCGCGTGCACGGCGACGGAGTGACCGGTGACGACCGGCACCCGGACGCAGGTGGCGCTGACCTTCAGGTCGGGCAGGCCGAGGATCTTGCGGGACTCGTTGCGCATCTTCAGCTCCTCGGACGACCAGCCGCCGTCCTTGAGCGAACCCGCCCACGGCACCACGTTGAGCGCCAGGGGAGCGGGGAAGGGGCCGAGGTCGTCGCCGATCGCCTGGCGGACATTGCCCGTCCGCGAGCCGAGGATGCGGTCGCCGGCCACCTTGGCGAGCTGGTCGTGCAGCGTGTCGATGCCGATCTGCCCGGCACCGGAGACCGCCTGGTAGGAGGCGAGGACCAGCTCGCGCAGGCCATATTCCCGGTGCAGCGGCGCGACGGCGACGATCATCGCGAGCGTGGTGCAGTTGGCGTTGGCGATGATGCCCTTGGGCCGGTTGCGGGTCTGCTCCGGGTTGATCTCCGGAACGACGAGCGGCACATCGGGATCCATCCGGAAGGCGCCGGAGTTGTCGACCGCGATCGCGCCGCGGGCCACCGCGATGGGTGCCCAGTGAGCCGAGATCTCGTCGGGGACGTCGAACATCGCGACGTCGACGCCGTCGAACGCCTCCTCGGAGAGGGCGATCACCTCGACCTCCTCGCCGCGAACGGAGAGGCGCTTGCCCGCGGAGCGGGCCGAGGCGATGAGCCGGATCTCGCCCCAGACGTTCTTGCGGCTGGAGAGGATCTCCAGCATCACCGTGCCGACGGCACCGGTGGCTCCAACCACTGCGAGGGTGGGCAGCTTGGACATCTCAGTCATTACCTTCCGGTCCCGCCGTAGACCACCGCTGCGGTCTCGGCTCCCAGTTCGAACGCCTCGTGCACGGCCAGGACGGCCTTGTCGAGGTCGGTGTCGCGGCACACCACCGAGACGCGGATCTCCGAAGTCGAGATCATCTCGATGTTGACCCCCGCCTCCCCCAGCGCGGCGAAGAACTTGGCGGCGACGCCCGGGTGCGAGCGCATGCCCGCGCCCACGAGCGAGACCTTACCCACATGGTCGTCGAAGAGCAGGCCCTTGAAGCCGACGAGCTCCTGGATCCGCGAGAGGGCCGCCATCGCGGTCGGGCCGTCGGTCTTGGGCAGCGTGAACGAGATGTCCGTGCGGCCCGTGCCCTCCGTGGAGACGTTCTGCACGATCATGTCGAGATTCGTCTCGGCGCCGGCGACCGTCTCGAAGATCTTCGCGGCGAAGCCCGGTGTGTCCGGAACGCCGACGATCGTGATCTTCGCTTCCGAGCGGTCGTGCGCGACGCCGGTGATCAGTGCCATTTCCACGGGGAGGTCCTCCATCGATCCGGTCACCATCGTGCCGGACTTGTCGGAATACGAAGAGCGCACGTGAATCGGGAGGTTGGCCCGGCGGGCGTACTCCACGCTTCGCAGGTGCAGCACCTTGGCGCCGCACGCAGCGAGCTCGAGCATCTCTTCATAGGTGATCTGGGAGATGTGCCGGGCGTTCGGCACGATCCGCGGGTCGGCGGAGAAGATGCCGTCCACGTCGGTGTAGATCTCACACACGTCGGCGTTGAGCGCCGCGGCGAGCGCCACGGCGGTCGTGTCGGAGCCGCCCCGGCCCAGCGTGGTGATGTCCTTGGTGTCCTGGGACACGCCCTGGAAGCCCGCGACGATCGCGATCGCTCCCTCGTCGAGGGCGCTGCGCAGCCGGCCGGGCGTCACATCGATGATCCGCGCCTTGCCGTGCGCCGAGGTGGTGATCACTCCCGCCTGCGAACCCGTGTAGGAACGGGCTTCGTAGCCGAGGTTGTGGATCGCCATGGCGACCAGCGACATCGAGATCCGCTCGCCGGCCGTCAGGAGCATGTCCATCTCGCGGCCGGGCGGCAGCGGGCTCACCTGGTGTGCCAGGTCGAGGAGCTCGTCGGTGGTGTCGCCCATCGCGGAGACGACGACGACCACCTCGTCGCCCGACTTGCGGGCCGCGACGATGCGCTCGGCCACTCGCTTGATGCGCTCGGCGTTGGCGACGGAGGAGCCACCGTACTTCTGAACCACCAGAGCCACTGTGTTGATCTCCTCTCGCACAAGAATGCGCCGACGGCCGCATGCCGCCGACGCCGCGTGGTGGGCTCAGTCTACCGACCGGAATACCTGCTCAGCACAGTGCGTTCCCACCATCTGACCAAGGGTGAAGATCTTGCTAGGCATGCCCATCGGCCTGCTCGGCCTCTCCTGCGAACCGTGCCGCCAGGGA
It contains:
- a CDS encoding RNA polymerase sigma factor; this translates as MTAQRVDLADLGEVFDAYSRPLLRYATQRVGPNLAEDVVAETFLIAHERRQSYDPAKGEPLPWLYGIATNVLRKHLRVEKRALRAIAGQVEAENLDQRAADRIDAERSMRRAASILAGLPRRQRDVLLLFAVAELEYAEIAAALGIPLGSVQSALHRARTKVRAAIVSGGSR
- a CDS encoding aspartate-semialdehyde dehydrogenase: MSKLPTLAVVGATGAVGTVMLEILSSRKNVWGEIRLIASARSAGKRLSVRGEEVEVIALSEEAFDGVDVAMFDVPDEISAHWAPIAVARGAIAVDNSGAFRMDPDVPLVVPEINPEQTRNRPKGIIANANCTTLAMIVAVAPLHREYGLRELVLASYQAVSGAGQIGIDTLHDQLAKVAGDRILGSRTGNVRQAIGDDLGPFPAPLALNVVPWAGSLKDGGWSSEELKMRNESRKILGLPDLKVSATCVRVPVVTGHSVAVHAVFGSEVDADGAREVLGGAPGVIIVDDPAEGEFPMPIDAVGTDPSWVGRIRRAVDDPRALDFFVTGDNLRKGAALNTAQIAELLSAELSA
- a CDS encoding aspartate kinase, with product MALVVQKYGGSSVANAERIKRVAERIVAARKSGDEVVVVVSAMGDTTDELLDLAHQVSPLPPGREMDMLLTAGERISMSLVAMAIHNLGYEARSYTGSQAGVITTSAHGKARIIDVTPGRLRSALDEGAIAIVAGFQGVSQDTKDITTLGRGGSDTTAVALAAALNADVCEIYTDVDGIFSADPRIVPNARHISQITYEEMLELAACGAKVLHLRSVEYARRANLPIHVRSSYSDKSGTMVTGSMEDLPVEMALITGVAHDRSEAKITIVGVPDTPGFAAKIFETVAGAETNLDMIVQNVSTEGTGRTDISFTLPKTDGPTAMAALSRIQELVGFKGLLFDDHVGKVSLVGAGMRSHPGVAAKFFAALGEAGVNIEMISTSEIRVSVVCRDTDLDKAVLAVHEAFELGAETAAVVYGGTGR